A region of the Patescibacteria group bacterium genome:
ATACAACGAATTTCTTTCGGCAAATGTTTTAATTGAATCTACTGATATTGAAGAGCAGGTTAAGAATGACATTACGGCAATCAATGGGAAATACTCCGTTACCAGTATCAGTGATTTAACTGAATTGATTTCTTCTGTACTTGGGACTATTACACTAGGACTTTCCGCTTTCAGTGGGGTAGCACTTTTTGTCGCAGCATTTGGGATCATCAATACTCAACTAATGTCAGTATTTGAGCGGACAAAAGAAATTGGACTCTTAAAGTCTCTAGGTATGCCAAACAGAAAAGTTCGCAGTTTATTTTCCTATGAAGCGATAATCATCGGAGTTATTGGGGCGCTAGTGGGGACGGGGATTGCTTATGCAACCCAGGCATTTGTGAATAATGTCTTTAAGGAAAAACTTGCGGATATCGGGTTTGTAAACGGAGTATTAAACATAGCTGTCAGCGATGTGTTGATGGTAGTTGCGGGTCTCGGATTATTAAGCTGGATTGCCGGTGTTATCCCCGCACGCAAAGCACAGAAGCTGGATCCGATTCAGGCGCTTCGAGAAGAATAAAAATTATTATCACAAAAACACCGACTCCGCCAGCTGGCGGATACACCGGTGTTTTTTATTGGATTAAAGTTTACTAAATTCCCAGGCTGCTCATATAGGTAGTAATAAATGAAGGCAGTATAAATATCATAGCTATTAAAGGCAAAACAAAAAATATAATGCTTAAAATGAAAGTCCAGAGAAAATATTTACGCATTTTTTCTATGGACTTATACATTTTGTCAATAAGAATTTGCTGGTCATTTAATTTTTGTAATATTTCCTGTTCCATATAATATTGATTTAATTTATTATCTCATTTTATTCTATCACTTATCATAAACTTAAAACACATCCATTGCCAAAGACATAGCGTAATACATCGTAATTTGACTCTTTTTTGACTTTGGTGGCAATATGCTAATATATACAAACATAGTCATCTATCAAATGTAACGAAATTAATTACAGTACGATATACCTTAAAATGAAAGATAAAAATAGCACAGAAGAAATACAGCGACTTGTGCACGAAGCGCAGGCTGGCGACGAAATGAGTGTAACTCGGTTATATGAGCTTTTTAGCGAGCGTATTTACCGGTATATTATCCTTCGGGTCAGTCATCGTGAAACTGCCGAGGACCTGACGCAGACGGTATTTCTTGAAATGATCCGGTCACTACACCGATATAAGAAGCAGGAAGACGTAAAATTTACCACTTGGCTTTTCCAGATAGCGCGTCATCGACTGATTGATCATTATCGGCGCAGTAAGACAGTCGTACCCATTGATGAGTTGGCGGATTCTCATGCTGAATTACAGGTTGCGCCGGAGGAAGCAAATGTTGATTCATATTATGCACGAGTGAAAAAAATTCTGCATAAATTGTCGGAGCAGCAGCAAAGTATAATACATTTATCATACAAAGAAGACATGAAACCGGCAGAAATTGCAAAAATCACTGGCATGTCAGCTATCACTGTCCGGGTAGAAAAACACCGGGCGCTTAACAAAATCCGTGAAATGCTTTCCAAAGAATATAAAATATTATGAAAAAAAGAATATCAAATAGTGAAATAGAGAAATTTATCAGGAAAGCATCATTTCCAGAAATGAATCCGATTGCTAAAGAGCGTACTAAGCAGGCACTTCTTTCTGCGTTGGCTGATGTAACAAATATTCCAGCTGAGCGATATATTAAACGCAAGGGAATATTTAATTATTTATTATTACATCCTATGGCACCATTTATTATCGCGCTTATAATAATTCTTTCTGGCACAGGAACAGTTCTCGCATCTGATGGAGCAAAACCGGGCGACACGCTTTATTCCCTGGATAAAGCTCTAGAGCAGACACGTCTGAACTTTACTTTCAGCGATCAAGCTAAGGCAAAATTTATGCTTCAAGTTACGGAAGAGCGCCAGCATGAACGAGGGGAGCTTGAGTCAGAACAAAAAACTGAATTGTTTGAAGAATCTGATAAGGATACTAACCAGGCGCTTGAACATGCACAGGAAGTATTAGATGAGGTTCGTGCAAAACAGGAAGAAAAGGGTAACGAACATGCTGAAGAAGTTATAACAGAAGTCGGTGACAAACTTGAAGAACTGCAAGAAAGGCATCAGGAGCGTTTACAGGAGAGGGAAGATGAAATAAATGATGATGCGGATGAAGATAGTGATGAAGCATCTGATGATAATAGTGATGAAGAAGATGTAAATGACGATGATGATTCAGCGGACCGTAATCAGAATCAAAATAGCAATACTAATCAAAACCAAAATCAGAACAGCAACTCCAACGGGAATGTGAATCAAAGTAATGATGAGAATGAAGAAGAAGGGTCGGATGACAGCAGTGATTCCAATGTAAATTCATCAGATGATGAGGATGAAGAGGAAGGTAGTGACGATCAAGGTGGAGGTCAGAACAACGGTGAAAATGATAACCAGAATGACAATAATGACGATAGTGATCTGGATGAATAAATGAAGAGGGTAAATTAATTTTAAACCATTCCCCGTTGAGCTATATCAGCGGGGTTTTGGTATCCAAAAACACCTCCCAATCCAATATCGCAAGCATGCGAAGAAAGAGAGGTGTTTTAATAATTTATAGTTCTATACAATCTAGAGTGTTGTAATACATATTGGCGCTGGTTTCAGTATTCCACTGCAATGCTACTGTATGCGCACCCGCGTCAACTGCAAAGATTCCCTGTGTTGCCATATTAGTGGCGTTCGTTAAACCAATAGAAGTTCTGGTATAGCGAAAAGTCTTAACCTGCTGGACACCATCTAGTAACATTTGGACTCTGATTATTTCAGAATCATTGATGGTATCACCATAACCGTTCCAGCTGCAGAATAGATTACTATCGCCCGTTGTGATTGATAGTGAGGTCAGAGTGTCGTAGTCGCTACCTGTCTTGATGGTATTTACGGCCGAGGTAAGCGTGCCTTCCACTCCCTGAACTCCCTGCGTCAGCGTAGTGCTGGACAGGTCATCAGCTGTGATCGTTCCATCGACGATATTATCTGTAGTAATTACATTATCACTTGCCAGAGAATCGATGGTTAAAGATCCGGCCACTTGCAGATTATCATTCACGATAAACGGCATAGTGTCGCTTGTTCCGGCGGTAGCACCGCGGTAAACCCGGCCGTCAATTCTGACGTTATCACCGAATGCCACTGGATTATCTACTCCGCTGTTTGTGGTATTGTTGATAATCGTACCGTTGAAGAAAGTTACACCACCTACTCCTTGTGCTCCTACTTTCAGCGAATCAACCATCATAGTGCCATCGAGGTCAAATGTGTCACCTGATACTCCTCCCAAGGTAGCGGTAATATT
Encoded here:
- a CDS encoding sigma-70 family RNA polymerase sigma factor, with translation MKDKNSTEEIQRLVHEAQAGDEMSVTRLYELFSERIYRYIILRVSHRETAEDLTQTVFLEMIRSLHRYKKQEDVKFTTWLFQIARHRLIDHYRRSKTVVPIDELADSHAELQVAPEEANVDSYYARVKKILHKLSEQQQSIIHLSYKEDMKPAEIAKITGMSAITVRVEKHRALNKIREMLSKEYKIL
- a CDS encoding DUF5667 domain-containing protein, translating into MKKRISNSEIEKFIRKASFPEMNPIAKERTKQALLSALADVTNIPAERYIKRKGIFNYLLLHPMAPFIIALIIILSGTGTVLASDGAKPGDTLYSLDKALEQTRLNFTFSDQAKAKFMLQVTEERQHERGELESEQKTELFEESDKDTNQALEHAQEVLDEVRAKQEEKGNEHAEEVITEVGDKLEELQERHQERLQEREDEINDDADEDSDEASDDNSDEEDVNDDDDSADRNQNQNSNTNQNQNQNSNSNGNVNQSNDENEEEGSDDSSDSNVNSSDDEDEEEGSDDQGGGQNNGENDNQNDNNDDSDLDE